Below is a window of Chryseobacterium arthrosphaerae DNA.
TAATGCTGAAAATTATTCTGTCAGGATCGACTGTAATCTGCCTCTGACGGATAAAAGTGCTCTCATTGAAGATCTCGCTCAGATCTGCAAGGAAGAAAATATCAATGTGTTTTATTATCATGATGCTGATTTTAACAATCACTGTAACCTGATGCTTTTCTTTACCAATGGCAGACAGGAAAAAGACAGTATCCAAAAGGTGCATATCAATTCCTTCGGAAGTAAGGTACGCCATCTTACTGAGAAATATCCTCTGCTCCATTTCGGCCATATTGAAGGTTTTAAATACTATCCGGTCCATAACACCCATGTAAGGCTGATGGTAGATGAAGACTATATTTTAAATGAAAAACAAAACCCTTTTTAATTCAATAGTATGATCAAATTCAAATATATTATCCTATACGTAGAAGATGTGGAGCAATCCATGAGTTTTTATAAAAATACTTTCAACACAGAAATAAAATTTATCACTCCTGAAAAAGATTACGGAGAACTGATTACCGGAGAAACCACAATCTCATTTGCCTCTGTAAACCTGGCAAGTTCCAATATCAAAGAAGGTTTTTTAACTTCAAAAGCAAATGCAAAACCTTTCGGAATAGAACTGGGATTTGTAACCGACGATGTAGAAACATTGGTTGCAGAAGCAGTAAAAAACGGAGCTATTCTCTATGAAGATATTGCTGTAAAACCCTGGGGGCAAAAAACAGCCTACATCAAAGACCCTGATAATTATCTGGTAGAAATCTGCACTGAAATTCAATAATAGTCTCTATGGAAATAAGAAAATTACAAAAATTAACAGCTAATCCCAGCTCAGAATGGGGACACAACGGCTATTCAACAAATACCATATACTCACTCTCGTCCATTGAATTTTCAGGTTCTTTTGAAT
It encodes the following:
- a CDS encoding VOC family protein, which produces MIKFKYIILYVEDVEQSMSFYKNTFNTEIKFITPEKDYGELITGETTISFASVNLASSNIKEGFLTSKANAKPFGIELGFVTDDVETLVAEAVKNGAILYEDIAVKPWGQKTAYIKDPDNYLVEICTEIQ